The genomic interval GGCGGCCGATCACCAGCCGATGTAGTACGCCGGACGGGCGACGACGACCGGCGGCGCGAAGACGGGACGATACGGCAATACCGGTGCCACGCGATAGGCTTCTACTCGAACCACAGGTGCAGGTGCGTAATAGCTGTGAACCTCAACTGCGGGTGCCGGCGCGTAGTAGGCGGCGGTAGGCACCGGCACCGCTACCGGATGATAGGCGGCATACCGGCGAAACCGCCATCCGCCAGCCTCTGCGTCGGACGCGAAGGTGAATGCCATCACAGCCACGACCGCTGCTACAAAAACTCGACGAAACATTTGACTCTCCAGATGTGGACGTTCCAACCACCGATCGCCCGAACCGCGAATCACGATGTCGTGTGACGTGACTCCGGAAACCCCGGAAACACGTCCGCTGCCTCCTCATGGCGGATCAGCTTCGCGTCGACGCTCAGCGGCTTTTGACCATGCAGTCTACGCAAAAAAAATCGTCAGGGAACACCTGGCGTCTCGGTTATCGGAAACAACTGCGGATCCAGGTCGTGGAGCTTTTGTCGCAGGGAAGGCAGGATCCGCTCGGCGGCCGCCATTCCAAGCTGTGCGGTTTGTCTCGTGTCTTCGAACGCCGCGATGTCGACGTCCGCAACATCCGGGGTGATCGTTACGTCCGCGGACAAGGAACCGATGCGGCAGAGATTGCGGTCCTGGACCTGACGCACCCGCCGAATCACCTGGGTAATGCTGGGTTTTCTCATCTGCCCGGTCGGCGTATCAGGCTTGTTTCCGGCAAACTCTCGCTCCATCCTCGACGCCACGTCCACGCCGATGACGAAGTTTGCCCCGCGGCGGATCAGTGCGTCGGCGGGAATCACATTCAGAATTCCGCCGTCCACCAGAACTTTTCCGTCTCGCAGATACGGAGGGGACAGTTGGGGCAAATTGATGCTTTCGGTGATCGCATCGACGCAATCGAACTGAGACCGGATGACTTCCTCGCCGCTGACCAGATCCGCGCTGACGGTTTCGATCGGGATCGGTAACTGCTCCAGACGCCAGCGTTGAAAGTATCGTCGCAGCATGGGATCCCATCCACGCGTTCGATACTTCCAAATCAAATACCACTTACCGCCACCCGGCAGCATCCTAAAGAAACGCGGCAGTTTCAGATCCGACGGATAGGATCCCAGGGCAAACTCGGCGGAAAACCCCGCACAGTAGGTCACTCCCAACATTGCCCCGACACTTGTGCCGGCCATCAAGTCCACCACGATCCCGGCGCGTTCCAAAGCTTGAAAGACTCCCAGATGAGCCATTCCACGCGCGGCACCTCCACCGAGCGCTAAACCGATCTGCACGCCACGCAGCGCGTGGACGATGCGTTCGGTTCCCGCGTTCAGACCGTCGGGTAAATCACCATAGTGCAGAAGTTCGTCGTCGCCATGGTGGACAACAAAATGACGCGTGATCATCTTCTGCAGTTCAGGTGCCAAGGGGATCACGCGTTCAGCGGCGGACACCACCCAGATCACGTTCAACTTGTCACGAAAGGCACGCGTCTGGGCGACCAAATCGGACAGCATGGTTTCCAGTTTGGCATGGTTCTCCGGGGTGACGACAAAGAACGCTTGCTGAACGTATTGCAGCAAAGGGGACAGGCGTTGCGGGTCGGCAGTCTTGGTTTCCGATTCAAACTCCAACACCACACGATCCATCTTGGTCCACTTTCCCAACTGAGCCCGGATCTCCGCCGTCTCCTCGCCGCTGAACCGAAACGTTGTCTCACTTGGGATTTGGTCGGGATCATCGGTGATCCTGCCGATGGACTCACCCAGATCGATCAGTCGATCCACCACGGCGTTAGTGACCTGCCGGGTGTGTTGAGAGACGTGAATGATCGCCAGTGATTTGGCCCACTCACGTTTTTGGGACGAGTCCAAAAACTCCGACATCGGAACGGCCGCGTCACGCAGTAGATTGCGTGCGAGAACGGGCAAGGACTCCATGAGGGAAACCGCCAAGTCGTGCGGGATTTCCAAAGCCCAGGTCGGCTCCTCCGCGATCAGGTCCACCGTCGCGGGTTCTCCACGCACCAATTCGATCACACCGACTTGATCGTGAGTCCCGAATCGTGCGATAGGGATTCGGGGTTGATCCCGATGAGACGCGAGGCACAATCGCCCGCTGACGATCAGCCAAATCGCCGCAGGGATCTCGCCTGCGGAATAGACGATCTCGTCTTGCGCAAAGCTGCGGATCCGGACACCCGACGCGGCGACTTTGCGGCACTCCTCCTCGGCCAATCCACGACTGGCCGGGTGCAGCAATAGGAACGACAGGATTTCCTCGACAGATTCGGCCATCGGCAACATTCCATCCGTGCGATTCTCTGATCAGTCACGCGGATCGCCGACGGATCCAGTCGTCTCACTACAGCGGGAATTCTTCCTCTGCGGCGGCTTCCGCGTACAACGGCATGTGCCGATAGTAGACTTCCAAGATCATCGTTGCAAACGAGGTGATGCACAAGCGACCCGCGTCGGACATGTGCGGCGAGCCATCAAAGTACCAGCTTCCTTTGGCTCCCGGTTCCTGGGCTTGTGTTTCAACAAGGTAATCTCGCAATTCTGCATTGAACTTGTCCCATTCTGGGCCACCCGCGTGTCGCAGGACCTGCGCGGCGTAGTAATCGTAGTACAAGTCTTTTTTGCTGACGCCTGTTTTCGACAAGTGCTGGACGCCTTTGACGATCCCCGGATGCGTCTTGTCCCAACCGCTGTACATACGACACAGCAAGCCGACAGCAGTGGTTGCCGGACGGACTTTGGTTTCTTTCTTGGTGTAACCGTAAATGGAACCGCCGTCCGACCCGACGCGATCCAGGAACAGCATGGAACCCTTGATGGTTGCCGGTGGAACGGCCAAGTGTCCCATGTATCCACTTTTGAGCGCCATCACTTGCCAGCCGACAACCGACGTATCACCTTGATTGTCACGCACGCCGTAGCGCCAGCCGCCATCGTTGCCTTGTGCGGCAACGATGAAATTGATCGCCGCTTGTGCCGGTCCAGCGATGTCAGGATCACCGGTCATCGCGTAAGCTTCGCATAAAGTGATGGCCGCAAGTCCGTGATCGTACATGTTGCCACCGCCCCGGTAATCGATCACCGGCAAACCGTTTTGCTTTCCAGGTTTACCGTTCTGAATCAAGAACTTCAGCCCTTGCCAGACGACTTGCTTGTACTCGCCTTTGAGGTGCGTTTGTCCGGCGCCCATGAAAGGCAGCAGGGCTAGTGCGGTTGCCGCGTTCACTTGCTTGGCACGTTTCTCGTCGCACTGATTACCGCACGCGTTTCGACAGACCTCGCTGTGGGCAAAGGTCCAAGCGCCTTGAAACGCCCCCGCTTTGATCTGGTGTCGAGAAAACCATTTCAACGCTTCGGTGACCGCCGCTTCACTGCTTTCGGTTCCGCCGTACTCACGCAGCAGTTTTTTCTTCATGTCCGCGCTGCGACTGCCCATCGGTTTCATCGACATCGTCGACAGAGTCTGCAAGGCAGAGGACGTGGGTGCCATTTCGGAAGCGAAGT from Stieleria varia carries:
- a CDS encoding patatin-like phospholipase family protein; its protein translation is MAESVEEILSFLLLHPASRGLAEEECRKVAASGVRIRSFAQDEIVYSAGEIPAAIWLIVSGRLCLASHRDQPRIPIARFGTHDQVGVIELVRGEPATVDLIAEEPTWALEIPHDLAVSLMESLPVLARNLLRDAAVPMSEFLDSSQKREWAKSLAIIHVSQHTRQVTNAVVDRLIDLGESIGRITDDPDQIPSETTFRFSGEETAEIRAQLGKWTKMDRVVLEFESETKTADPQRLSPLLQYVQQAFFVVTPENHAKLETMLSDLVAQTRAFRDKLNVIWVVSAAERVIPLAPELQKMITRHFVVHHGDDELLHYGDLPDGLNAGTERIVHALRGVQIGLALGGGAARGMAHLGVFQALERAGIVVDLMAGTSVGAMLGVTYCAGFSAEFALGSYPSDLKLPRFFRMLPGGGKWYLIWKYRTRGWDPMLRRYFQRWRLEQLPIPIETVSADLVSGEEVIRSQFDCVDAITESINLPQLSPPYLRDGKVLVDGGILNVIPADALIRRGANFVIGVDVASRMEREFAGNKPDTPTGQMRKPSITQVIRRVRQVQDRNLCRIGSLSADVTITPDVADVDIAAFEDTRQTAQLGMAAAERILPSLRQKLHDLDPQLFPITETPGVP